The Carnobacterium divergens genome includes a window with the following:
- the tsaD gene encoding tRNA (adenosine(37)-N6)-threonylcarbamoyltransferase complex transferase subunit TsaD, producing MSKESNLILAIETSCDETSAAVIKDGKEICSNIVASQIKSHMRFGGVVPEIASRHHVEQITQCIEEAMKEANVTYEELSGVAVTEGPGLVGALLIGVNAAKAIAFAHQLPLIPVNHMAGHIYANRLIEPLTFPLLALVVSGGHTELVYMEKDGDYQIIGETRDDASGEAYDKVGRVLGLTYPGGKRIDEMAKMGSDTFHFPRGMIKENNYDFSFSGLKSAFINTVHNAEQKGETLNQFDLAASFQASVIDVLVSKTLKAIREYPVKQLVLAGGVAANHGLRAELTNRMNQEFPSIRLSIPPLSLCGDNAAMIGAAAYVEFNSGHFSGYDLNAKPGLSFEMMK from the coding sequence ATGTCTAAAGAGAGTAATTTGATCTTAGCAATTGAAACGAGTTGTGATGAAACGAGTGCAGCCGTGATTAAAGATGGAAAAGAGATTTGTTCAAATATCGTTGCATCTCAAATTAAAAGCCACATGCGCTTTGGCGGAGTTGTTCCTGAAATTGCAAGTAGACATCACGTTGAACAAATTACGCAATGTATTGAAGAAGCTATGAAGGAAGCCAATGTAACCTATGAAGAGTTAAGCGGAGTAGCAGTCACAGAAGGACCCGGTTTAGTAGGTGCCTTGCTTATTGGAGTAAATGCTGCAAAAGCGATTGCCTTTGCGCACCAATTGCCTCTGATTCCTGTAAATCATATGGCAGGTCATATCTATGCCAACCGTTTAATTGAACCACTGACTTTTCCACTACTAGCTTTAGTTGTTAGCGGAGGACACACTGAGCTTGTGTATATGGAAAAAGATGGAGACTATCAGATAATTGGTGAAACAAGAGATGATGCAAGTGGTGAGGCATATGATAAAGTCGGGCGAGTTCTAGGTTTAACCTATCCTGGTGGAAAACGAATTGATGAAATGGCAAAAATGGGATCAGATACCTTCCATTTTCCTCGTGGGATGATTAAAGAAAATAATTATGATTTTAGTTTTAGCGGGTTAAAAAGTGCCTTTATCAATACGGTGCACAATGCCGAACAAAAAGGTGAGACGTTAAATCAGTTTGACTTGGCTGCAAGTTTTCAAGCAAGTGTAATCGATGTATTGGTTAGTAAGACACTTAAAGCAATTCGTGAATATCCAGTGAAACAATTAGTTTTAGCAGGTGGCGTGGCAGCAAACCATGGTCTTAGAGCAGAGCTGACAAATAGAATGAATCAAGAATTCCCCTCCATTCGTTTATCGATTCCGCCACTTTCTTTATGTGGCGATAATGCAGCTATGATTGGTGCAGCTGCATATGTAGAATTCAATTCAGGACATTTTTCAGGATACGATTTAAATGCCAAACCGGGACTTTCTTTTGAAATGATGAAATGA
- the tsaB gene encoding tRNA (adenosine(37)-N6)-threonylcarbamoyltransferase complex dimerization subunit type 1 TsaB, with translation MNILAIDSSNQVMSVAVLNDSKIVGEITTNVKRNHSESLMPAIDEVIKMAHLKPTELDRIAVAMGPGSYTGLRIGVTIAKTLAWTLNKELVGISSLKVLAANCENASGYLVPIMDARRGNIYTGLYQWVNGELEAVEPETHCSAEKWAEHLATLQGEFEIVGEDWELYQQIFEEKLGHRVMAAPLKDRIPKASVLGLLSRSAETSDPHTFVPNYLKYAEAEENWRKAHPDQLEESYVEKI, from the coding sequence ATGAATATATTAGCAATTGATAGTTCCAATCAAGTGATGAGCGTTGCTGTATTAAATGACAGCAAGATAGTTGGAGAAATCACAACGAATGTGAAACGAAATCACAGCGAAAGCTTAATGCCAGCAATTGATGAAGTTATCAAAATGGCGCATTTAAAACCAACTGAATTAGATCGGATAGCAGTAGCCATGGGTCCAGGTTCATATACCGGTTTGCGAATTGGTGTAACGATTGCAAAAACACTCGCTTGGACATTAAATAAAGAGTTAGTGGGAATCTCTAGCTTAAAAGTATTAGCAGCAAATTGTGAGAATGCTTCTGGCTATCTCGTTCCGATAATGGATGCTAGAAGAGGCAATATTTATACAGGATTGTATCAATGGGTTAATGGTGAATTAGAAGCTGTGGAACCAGAAACACATTGTTCGGCAGAAAAATGGGCAGAGCATTTGGCAACACTACAAGGAGAGTTCGAAATTGTAGGGGAAGATTGGGAGTTGTATCAACAAATCTTTGAAGAAAAATTAGGACATCGAGTAATGGCTGCGCCTTTAAAGGATCGAATACCAAAAGCAAGTGTTCTTGGGCTATTAAGCAGATCTGCTGAAACTAGCGATCCACATACATTTGTTCCTAATTATTTAAAATATGCTGAAGCAGAAGAGAATTGGCGAAAGGCTCATCCAGATCAACTGGAGGAAAGCTATGTTGAAAAAATTTAA
- the rimI gene encoding ribosomal protein S18-alanine N-acetyltransferase: MKKINKNELTLNSIKATQFNEFDLYQLADLSYEHGSPWQIHVFKNDLALAYVDYLVLYDEHQLIGFIGYRQIFEEIEVTNIVIHPTFKKQGLGQLLLTSLVESVENAEMIHLEVRVSNRQGIQLYKKNGFKEIGIRPNYYQNPYEDAKLMQLEINQEKSEINV; this comes from the coding sequence ATGAAAAAAATCAATAAGAATGAACTTACATTGAATTCTATTAAAGCAACTCAATTTAATGAATTTGATTTGTATCAATTGGCTGATTTAAGCTATGAACATGGGTCACCCTGGCAGATCCATGTGTTTAAAAATGATTTAGCATTAGCCTATGTCGACTATTTAGTCCTCTATGACGAACATCAATTAATTGGATTTATCGGGTATCGTCAAATTTTTGAAGAAATTGAAGTTACCAATATCGTGATTCATCCGACATTTAAAAAACAAGGTTTAGGACAATTGTTGTTGACTTCATTAGTTGAATCCGTTGAAAATGCTGAAATGATTCATTTAGAAGTGCGTGTTTCAAATCGTCAAGGGATTCAACTATATAAAAAAAATGGCTTTAAAGAAATTGGAATAAGGCCAAACTATTATCAAAATCCTTATGAAGATGCTAAATTGATGCAATTAGAAATCAATCAAGAAAAGAGTGAAATAAATGTCTAA
- the rimI gene encoding ribosomal protein S18-alanine N-acetyltransferase has protein sequence MLKKFKNWLLQNEPPIQLNQQRKLSERVTLVQTEFRLTSTSDFYTLKIGTRQDISDLIKIEKLSYNGKAPWSRMAFEHEMSVNQNSIYLIIKNAAQEAVGFIGAWFVEGEAHITNVAVQPIYQRRGIGRLLITELKKIAISEKQTKMSLEVRKSNKNAQSLYHQLGFSDGKIKQSYYSDDHEDALEMGLSLNE, from the coding sequence ATGTTGAAAAAATTTAAAAATTGGCTCTTACAAAATGAACCGCCAATCCAGTTGAATCAGCAACGAAAATTAAGTGAACGCGTCACATTAGTTCAAACTGAATTTCGTTTAACGTCAACTTCAGATTTCTACACTTTAAAAATAGGAACAAGACAAGACATTTCAGACTTGATAAAAATTGAAAAACTAAGTTATAACGGAAAAGCGCCGTGGAGTAGAATGGCTTTCGAACATGAAATGTCGGTTAATCAAAATTCGATTTATTTAATTATAAAAAATGCAGCTCAAGAAGCCGTTGGATTTATTGGCGCCTGGTTTGTGGAAGGGGAAGCTCATATTACAAATGTAGCGGTTCAACCAATCTATCAAAGAAGAGGCATTGGAAGATTGCTAATCACTGAATTAAAAAAAATAGCTATCAGCGAAAAACAAACTAAAATGAGTTTAGAAGTTCGAAAATCAAATAAAAATGCCCAGAGTCTTTATCATCAATTAGGATTTAGCGATGGCAAAATAAAACAATCCTATTACTCAGATGACCACGAAGATGCCTTAGAAATGGGACTTTCTTTAAATGAGTAG
- the amaP gene encoding alkaline shock response membrane anchor protein AmaP, which translates to MNKFNRFILIFISIIGLLSMTTFASMAYPVPYLSNFASHLWQNGLWFSYTVVVISIILGLFFLILLLTAIFVPASDKFLTIKTGMGDIDISKKTIESTARQSFSDLTDAKNPEVHAKLKRKAKTATITVKATVVDAEKLPTLGKEIQQRVEESIQRALEVPVKSVNVKISEAHATNGTVKSNHSTRVV; encoded by the coding sequence ATGAATAAATTTAATCGCTTTATCTTAATTTTCATTTCAATCATTGGATTGCTTTCGATGACCACTTTTGCTTCAATGGCTTATCCAGTTCCTTATCTCTCTAATTTTGCAAGTCATTTATGGCAAAACGGATTATGGTTTTCATATACCGTGGTAGTCATTTCAATTATATTAGGACTTTTCTTTTTAATCTTATTGTTAACCGCAATTTTTGTTCCAGCTTCAGATAAATTTTTAACAATCAAAACAGGTATGGGCGACATTGATATTTCGAAAAAAACAATCGAATCTACTGCTAGACAATCGTTTAGCGACCTGACAGATGCAAAAAATCCTGAAGTTCATGCAAAATTAAAGAGAAAAGCAAAAACTGCCACAATTACCGTTAAAGCAACCGTAGTTGACGCAGAAAAATTACCTACTCTTGGAAAAGAGATACAACAACGTGTTGAAGAGAGCATCCAAAGAGCATTAGAGGTTCCAGTAAAATCAGTTAATGTGAAAATTAGTGAAGCCCATGCAACGAATGGTACA